In Molothrus aeneus isolate 106 chromosome 13, BPBGC_Maene_1.0, whole genome shotgun sequence, a genomic segment contains:
- the FAM81A gene encoding protein FAM81A — MAHRSPIFPTLAPSERRVRNIPLHSQALTAVPLASASLVDQLEDRILSHEKTTAALVEHAFRIKEDIVSTLHRMQNKGGGDRLARQLLEEHIRNITAIVRQLNRDIEMLQEQIRVRDNLSYGTNSTLKSLEMRQLSGLGDLRGRVARCDAGLARLSAEHKITYERLQSLSKDQHTSKLILESKIKEAEIQISHLLSRVEQSIMQQEAKLKIAYKESNQQLQALDTKLKDAVEELSNQILSARSWLEQEHGKTEKELVQKIDQLSLTFKESTEMSERGIEMKFNQMAEKIERIEEMQKITMEAHEAKQTEEKINIRIVKLQNEINEDIKEMKAEVNAGFAAIYESIGSLRQVLEAKMKLDRDELQKQIHQMKQEVPRWGEAGP; from the exons ATGGCCCACCGAAGCCCGATCTTCCCAACTCTTGCCCCTTCTGAAAG ACGGGTCCGGAACATCCCGCTGCACAGCCAGGCGCTGACAGCGGTGCCGCTGGCATCCGCCAGCCTGGTGGATCAGCTGGAGGACAGAATCCTGAGCCATGAGAAAACAACAGCAGCTCTTGTGGAACACGCTTTTCGCATTAAGGAGGACATTGTTTCCACGCTGCACAGAATGCAGAACAAAGGGGGGGGTGACCGGTTGGCAAGGCAACTCCTCGAAGAGCACATCCGAAACATTACTGCGATAGTGAGGCAGCTCAACCGGGACATCGAG ATGCTGCAGGAACAGATACGAGTCAGAGACAATCTCAGCTATGGAACAAATTCTACCCTTAAGAGTCTTGAAATGCGGCAGCTTTCTGGCCTAGGAGATCTTCGGGGAAGAGTTGCAAG GTGTGATGCTGGGTTAGCCAGGCTGTCTGCAGAGCATAAAATTACATATGAAAGACTTCAGAGTCTAAGTAAAGACCAACACACCTCCAAGCTGATCTTAGAATCTAAAATCAAAGAGGCAGAAATACAG ATTTCTCATCTGCTGAGCAGAGTAGAGCAATCAATAATGCAACAAGAAGCAAAGCTGAAGATTGCCTACAAAGAGAGCAACCAACAGCTCCAAGCTCTGGACACAAA ATTGAAAGATGCTGTTGAGGAACTCAGCAATCAGATTTTGTCTGCAAGGAGCTGGTTGGAACAGGAACATGGAAAGACTGAAAAAGAGCTTGTGCAAAAAATCGACCAACTCTCACTGACTTTTAAGGAAAGCACT GAAATGAGTGAGAGAGGTATTGAGATGAAATTCAACCAAATGGCAGAGAAAATTGAGAGAAtagaagaaatgcagaagataaCCATGGAGGCACATGAAGCAAAACAGACTgaagaaaagataaatattCGCATTGTCAAACTTCAAAATGAGATAAACGAAGAtataaaagaaatgaaagctgAAGTCAATGCTG GGTTTGCAGCTATCTACGAGAGCATCGGGTCTCTACGGCAAGTTCTAGAAGCAAAAATGAAGCTGGACAGAGATGAACTCCAGAAGCAGATCCACCAAATGAAGCAGGAGGTTCCAAGATGGGGAGAAGCTGGACCATGA